The Thermodesulfobacterium sp. TA1 sequence GATTTAAAGAGCGTTCAGGAGTTTAAAGACATATTAATGACTTTGAGGTATTCCCATTTAAGTCAAGATCACAATAGAGAGGCCGGGGAAAGGTTAGAAAGAGTGATTTATCAAAATTCTATCACAATGGAAGGAGTTAAGTTTTTGAAAGCCTTGGAAGTACAAATCGGGGCGAGAGGATTTGAACCTCCGACCCCCTGCTCCCAAGGCAGGTGCGCTCCCAAGCTGCGCTACGCCCCGATGATTATTTAATCAATTATAACTTATTCCTTAAATTTTACAATAACGAAATCAAAAACTCTTTAAAAATTAATGCCATAACAATTTCACCTAAAACATAGCGGAAACAACTTTTATTACTTTCTAAGAAGTTTAAGAGAGAAATGTTAATTGGCTGTTATGTTGAGGGACCAGAGTTATTTAGTGTTGTTTATTTGATAGGTCCCTTGACAATCTAATATATATGATTATAATTCTCATTATCAGTTAAAACGAGTTTAGGGGGTTAAAAATGAGGATTGCTGTGGCTACAGAAGAGGGTTATGTGGCTCAACATTTTGGAAGATGTCCTGGTTTTACGATCGTGGACGTAGAGGATGGTCAGGTGGTCAGTCAAAGCTTTGTAGAAAATCCTGGTTATAAGGCCCATCAGCCAGGGCTTGTGCCTAATTTTTTGAAAAGTCAAGGAGTAAACTATGTGATAGCAGGGGGGATGGGACCAAACGCCATCATGATGCTTGAATCCTTTGGTATAAGGGTTGTCCTTGGGATAATCGGT is a genomic window containing:
- a CDS encoding NifB/NifX family molybdenum-iron cluster-binding protein: MRIAVATEEGYVAQHFGRCPGFTIVDVEDGQVVSQSFVENPGYKAHQPGLVPNFLKSQGVNYVIAGGMGPNAIMMLESFGIRVVLGIIGRVEEVIEAFLKGNLRGGESLCEHGDHECRH